In the genome of ANME-2 cluster archaeon, the window GATACTATAGAGACCATCGTGTCCACAGGCTATTTCAGGAGGACAGTGCCCCACACCGCTGCGATAACAGAGATAACAGCCGCATCGCTGGGGGTCAGGTATTACATACCTGACGCACAGGTCATAGTGGATGTGGGAGGACAGGATACAAAAGTAATAGACCTGCGCAACAATACATTCCTGATCAATGACAAATGCAGTGCAGGTACGGGCGCATTCCTGGAACTTGCTGCCCATTATTTTGATATTCCTGTAGAATCACTTGGGAAGCTGCATACCCGGGCCAGGCGATGCGCCCTGATAAATAATACCTGTGGTGTGTTCGCCATATCTGAGATGATATCCCAGCTTGTGGGCGGCTATACCATGGAAGAAGTGATCTGCGGCATACACCAGGCCTTTGCCAGGCGTATCGCCCAGATGATACCACCTGTAGAAACATTAGTACTTATCGGTGGAACTGTATTAAATACAGGCATTGTCGAATCATTTGAATCTATCCATAGCTCAACGGTTGTAGTACCGCCGTCACCACAGACAGTAAATGCCCTTGGCGCGGCATTGTATGGCAAAAAATTGAGGCCTGAAATATAATTTTACACTTAATCCTTGACCCATGGACTTTTGAATGCTTCTTCGAGAACTTCGTGCGTTCGCTTGATCATGTAATCATGGGCTTCATTTACGGTTTCCAGGTCACCCCTAAGCATCAGTATCTCACGCGGGTCCACTTCTACGATGTCAACATTTGCTGTCCTTGAAACTGGTTCCAGGTCGAACTCCTCTACCAGTTCAACTATTACTGATTCTGGTATACCGGGAGGTATCATCAGGTCATACAGACCCTCCATTTCATTTTCTACAGTCTCCTGTCCTTCAGAATCGTCCTCTTCAGCGTATTCATCACCAATAAACAGGTTTTCCTCATCCGTTTTATCTGATATTTTTTTAGCCAACTTCAATCACCGATAAAATATAAGTAACATTTTTGTGTACTATGCGATCTGCTCGCCTGCATGCTGTCCATATATAGAATCATATACCTCTTCAATA includes:
- a CDS encoding 2-hydroxyglutaryl-CoA dehydratase; translated protein: MNTGLDVGSTTAKIVRLESGIITASKVVPSHRWKELLEYGNKRDTIETIVSTGYFRRTVPHTAAITEITAASLGVRYYIPDAQVIVDVGGQDTKVIDLRNNTFLINDKCSAGTGAFLELAAHYFDIPVESLGKLHTRARRCALINNTCGVFAISEMISQLVGGYTMEEVICGIHQAFARRIAQMIPPVETLVLIGGTVLNTGIVESFESIHSSTVVVPPSPQTVNALGAALYGKKLRPEI